Genomic DNA from Frondihabitans sp. PAMC 28766:
AGGTGGGCAGCGACACTCACAGCTTCGCGAACGCGCTCAAGCACGTGCTGCGGCAGGACCCCGACGTGATCCTGATCGGCGAGCTGCGAGACCTCGAGACGATCTCGGTGGCCCTCACCGCAGCCGAGACCGGCCACCTCGTCTTCGCGACGCTGCACACGCAGGATGCCGCGCAGACCATCGACCGCGTCATCGACGTCTTCCCGCCCCACCAGCAGGACCAGGTGCGCACGCAGCTCGCCTCGACGCTGCAGGGCGTCGTCTGCCAGACCCTCGTGCCCCGCGCCACCGGCCGTGGCCGCGTCGTCGCGACCGAGGTCATGATGATGACCCCGGCCGTCGGCAACCTCATTCGCGAGGGCAAGACGTACCAGATCGCCTCCTCCATGCAGGCGGGCCGCGATCTCGGAATGCACACCATGGACCAGGATCTCGCCGACCTGGTCAACTCCGGCACCGTCACCTTGAAGGCCGCCATGGAGAAGGTGCACGACGAGGAGGGCTTCCACCGCCTCGTCACCCGCACCGACACGGGCGCCGACACCGGCCTCGCCGGCGGCGGCATCGACTTCGGCGACGCGTTCTCAGGAGGACACCACTGATGGCTACCGCACTCACCTACGCCTACCGCGGGCGCGACTCCGCCGGCAAGGTCGTCAAGGGCAAGGTCGAGGCCTCCAGCGAGGGCGCCGTCGTCACGCGCCTCCGCACCATGGGCGTCTCGCCGATCGCGATCTCCGAGTCGTCGACCACGGGCCTCCAGCGCGAGATCTCGATCCCCGGCTTCTCGAAGGGCGTCAAGCTCAAAGACCTCGCCATCATGAGCCGGCAGATGTCGACCATGATCGGCTCTGGCCTGTCGCTCTTGCGCACCCTCTCGATCCTCGCCGAGCAGACCGAGAACCCGAAGCTCGCCAAGATCCTCACCGAGATCCGCGAGGACGTCGAGACCGGAGTCTCGTTCTCGGACGCGGTCGGCAAGCACACCCAATACCTCCCGCCCATCATGATCAACATGGTGCGCGCCGGCGAGACCGGCGGCTTCTTGGAGGGCGCCCTCGACTCCCTCGCGACCAACTTCGAGAAGGAGGTCAAGCTGATGGGCACCATCAAGTCGGCTATGACCTATCCGGTGGTTGTGTTGTGCATGTCGCTGGTGGCTGTGGTGGTCATGCTGCTCTTCATCGTCCCGATCTTCGCCGCCATGTTCGCGTCGCTCGGCGGTCAGCTGCCACTGCCCACGCGCATCCTGGTGATCGCGTCACACGCTATGGTCTACGTCGTTCCGATCCTCATCGTGGGCATCGGTGCGTTCATGATCTGGTGGCGGGGCCACAAACACGACGAGAAGGTGAGGGCGTTCCTCGACCCGCTCAAGCTCAAGCTTCCAGTGTTCGGCCCGCTCATTCAGAAGATCGCGATCGCGCGATTCAGCCGTAACTTCTCGAACATGATCGGAGCCGGTGTCCCCATCCTGACGGCCCTGCGCATCGTCGGCGAGGTCTCAGGCAACTGGGTGCTTCAGCAGGCCCTCCAGAAAGTCGCAGAGTCGGTCCGCCAGGGCGAATCCGTCGCCGGCCCGCTCACTGAGACCGAAGTCTTCCCCGCCATGGTCACGCAGATGATCGCGGTCGGTGAAGACTCCGGCTCGCTCGAGATCATGCTCGTCAAGATCGCCGAGTTCTACGACGCCGAGGTCCAGGCCACCACCGAGGCCCTCACGTCGCTCATCGAGCCGCTCATGATCGCCTTCCTCGGCGTCGTCATCGGCGGCATGATCGTCGCGCTCTACCTGCCGATCTTCAAAATCACCTCGCTCATCCACTGACCCGTGCCGGCGAGCTGCCAGGGCACCCACCGGGCCGGTGGCCACACCCGAAGCGGAACATCCCCATGATTACCAACATCGCCACCGCTCTTGCGAGGCGTCGGCGTCGAAAGGACGCCGTTCACCGCCGCTCCTGATCAATCCAGACAGCACCTGTCGTCATTTGCCCCGTCGCCCTTCTGGGCGGCGGGGCTTTTGCGTGCCCCGTCCGGGGGTCGCGAGGCATCTAAAAAACATGCCCCTCATCGGGGGTTTCACCCGAACGGGGAGGTCCCCCTACTGGGG
This window encodes:
- a CDS encoding type II secretion system F family protein; translated protein: MATALTYAYRGRDSAGKVVKGKVEASSEGAVVTRLRTMGVSPIAISESSTTGLQREISIPGFSKGVKLKDLAIMSRQMSTMIGSGLSLLRTLSILAEQTENPKLAKILTEIREDVETGVSFSDAVGKHTQYLPPIMINMVRAGETGGFLEGALDSLATNFEKEVKLMGTIKSAMTYPVVVLCMSLVAVVVMLLFIVPIFAAMFASLGGQLPLPTRILVIASHAMVYVVPILIVGIGAFMIWWRGHKHDEKVRAFLDPLKLKLPVFGPLIQKIAIARFSRNFSNMIGAGVPILTALRIVGEVSGNWVLQQALQKVAESVRQGESVAGPLTETEVFPAMVTQMIAVGEDSGSLEIMLVKIAEFYDAEVQATTEALTSLIEPLMIAFLGVVIGGMIVALYLPIFKITSLIH